Proteins found in one Arvicola amphibius chromosome 18, mArvAmp1.2, whole genome shotgun sequence genomic segment:
- the Nop58 gene encoding nucleolar protein 58 isoform X1: protein MLVLFETSVGYAIFKVLNEKKLQEVDSLWKEFETPEKANKIVKLKHFEKFQDTAEALAAFTALMEGKINKQLKKVLKKIVKEAHEPLAVADAKLGGVIKEKLNLSCIHSPVVNELMRGIRSQMDGLIPGVEPREMAAMCLGLAHSLSRYRLKFSADKVDTMIVQAISLLDDLDKELNNYIMRCREWYGWHFPELGKIISDNLTYCKCLQKVGDRKNYASATLSELLSEEVEAEVKAAAEISMGTEVSEEDICNILHLCTQVIEISEYRTQLYEYLQNRMMAIAPNVTVMVGELVGARLIAHAGSLLNLAKHAASTVQILGAEKALFRALKSRRDTPKYGLIYHASLVGQTSPKHKGKISRMLAAKTVLAIRYDAFGEDSSSAMGVENRAKLEARLRILEDRGIRKISGTGKALAKAEKYEHKSEVKTYDPSGDSTLPTCSKKRKIEEVDKEDEVTEKKAKKAKIKIKAEVEEEVEEEAAAAEEEEEEEEEEPSVKKKKKKDKKKHIKEEPLSEEEPCTSTAVLSPEKKKKKKKKKEAED, encoded by the exons GTTCTGAATGAGAAGAAACTTCAAGAAGTTGATAGTTTATGGAAAGAATTTGAAACTcctgaaaaagcaaataaaat agtAAAGCTAAAACATTTTGAGAAATTTCAGGATACAGCAGAAGCATTAGCAG CATTCACAGCTCTGATGGAGGGTAAAATCAATAAGCAGCTGAAGAAAGTTCTgaagaaaatagtaaaagaagCCCACGAACCTCTGGCTGTGGCTGACGCTAAACTAGGAGGGGTGATAAAG GAAAAACTGAATCTCAGCTGTATCCACAGTCCTGTTGTTAATGAACTTATGAGAGGAATTAGATCACAAATGGATGGCTTGATTCCTGGGGTGGAACCACGTGAGATGGCAGCCATGTGTCTCGGATTGGCTCACAG CCTGTCTCGATACAGATTGAAATTCAGTGCTGATAAAGTAGACACAATGATTGTTCAGGCAATTT CCTTGTTAGATGACTTGGATAAAGAACTAAACAACTACATTATGCGGTGTAGGGAGTGGTATGGCTGGCACTTCCCTGAGTTAGggaaaattatttcagataatttgACATACTGCAAGTGTTTACAGAAAGTTG GCGACAGGAAAAACTATGCATCCGCCACTCTCTCTGAACTGCTGTcagaggaggtagaggcagaggtgAAAGCAGCTGCAGAGATTTCTATGGGAACAGAGGTTTCCGAGGAAGATATCTGCAACATTCTGCATCTGTGTACCCAG GTGATTGAAATTTCTGAGTATAGAACTCAGCTGTACGAGTATCTGCAAAATCGAATGATGGCCATCGCACCCAATGTTACGGTCATGGTTGGGGAGCTGGTTGGAGCACGACTCATTGCTCATGCAG gttCTCTTTTGAATTTGGCCAAGCATGCAGCTTCTACAGTTCAGATTCTTGGCGCAGAAAAGGCACTTTTCAGGGCACTCAAATCTAGACGAGACACCCCTAAATATGGGCTCATTTATCATGCTTCCCTTGTAGGACAGACAAGTCCCAAACATAAAGGAAAG ATTTCTCGAATGTTGGCAGCCaaaactgttttggctatccGATACGACGCATTTGGTGAAGATTCCAGTTCGGCAATGGGAGTTGAGAACAGAGCCAAATTAGAGGCCAGACTGAGAATTTTGGAGGACAGAGGG ataagaaaaataagtgGAACAGGAAAGGCATTAGCAAAAGCAGAAAAGTACGAACACAAAAG tGAAGTGAAGACATATGATCCCTCTGGTGACTCCACACTTCCAACTTGTTCTAAAAAACGAAAAATAGAAGAGGTAGATAAAGAAGATGAAGTtactgaaaagaaagcaaaaaaagccaagattaaaattaaag ctgaggtggaggaggaggtggaggaggaggcggcggcagcggaggaggaggaagaggaggaagaagaggagccgtctgtaaagaagaagaagaagaaggataaAAAGAAGCACATCAAGGAGGAGCCCCTTTCTGAGGAAGAGCCGTGCACCAGCACAGCAGTTCTT agtccagagaaaaagaagaaaaagaaaaaaaagaaagaagctgaggACTAA
- the Nop58 gene encoding nucleolar protein 58 isoform X2, producing the protein MEGKINKQLKKVLKKIVKEAHEPLAVADAKLGGVIKEKLNLSCIHSPVVNELMRGIRSQMDGLIPGVEPREMAAMCLGLAHSLSRYRLKFSADKVDTMIVQAISLLDDLDKELNNYIMRCREWYGWHFPELGKIISDNLTYCKCLQKVGDRKNYASATLSELLSEEVEAEVKAAAEISMGTEVSEEDICNILHLCTQVIEISEYRTQLYEYLQNRMMAIAPNVTVMVGELVGARLIAHAGSLLNLAKHAASTVQILGAEKALFRALKSRRDTPKYGLIYHASLVGQTSPKHKGKISRMLAAKTVLAIRYDAFGEDSSSAMGVENRAKLEARLRILEDRGIRKISGTGKALAKAEKYEHKSEVKTYDPSGDSTLPTCSKKRKIEEVDKEDEVTEKKAKKAKIKIKAEVEEEVEEEAAAAEEEEEEEEEEPSVKKKKKKDKKKHIKEEPLSEEEPCTSTAVLSPEKKKKKKKKKEAED; encoded by the exons ATGGAGGGTAAAATCAATAAGCAGCTGAAGAAAGTTCTgaagaaaatagtaaaagaagCCCACGAACCTCTGGCTGTGGCTGACGCTAAACTAGGAGGGGTGATAAAG GAAAAACTGAATCTCAGCTGTATCCACAGTCCTGTTGTTAATGAACTTATGAGAGGAATTAGATCACAAATGGATGGCTTGATTCCTGGGGTGGAACCACGTGAGATGGCAGCCATGTGTCTCGGATTGGCTCACAG CCTGTCTCGATACAGATTGAAATTCAGTGCTGATAAAGTAGACACAATGATTGTTCAGGCAATTT CCTTGTTAGATGACTTGGATAAAGAACTAAACAACTACATTATGCGGTGTAGGGAGTGGTATGGCTGGCACTTCCCTGAGTTAGggaaaattatttcagataatttgACATACTGCAAGTGTTTACAGAAAGTTG GCGACAGGAAAAACTATGCATCCGCCACTCTCTCTGAACTGCTGTcagaggaggtagaggcagaggtgAAAGCAGCTGCAGAGATTTCTATGGGAACAGAGGTTTCCGAGGAAGATATCTGCAACATTCTGCATCTGTGTACCCAG GTGATTGAAATTTCTGAGTATAGAACTCAGCTGTACGAGTATCTGCAAAATCGAATGATGGCCATCGCACCCAATGTTACGGTCATGGTTGGGGAGCTGGTTGGAGCACGACTCATTGCTCATGCAG gttCTCTTTTGAATTTGGCCAAGCATGCAGCTTCTACAGTTCAGATTCTTGGCGCAGAAAAGGCACTTTTCAGGGCACTCAAATCTAGACGAGACACCCCTAAATATGGGCTCATTTATCATGCTTCCCTTGTAGGACAGACAAGTCCCAAACATAAAGGAAAG ATTTCTCGAATGTTGGCAGCCaaaactgttttggctatccGATACGACGCATTTGGTGAAGATTCCAGTTCGGCAATGGGAGTTGAGAACAGAGCCAAATTAGAGGCCAGACTGAGAATTTTGGAGGACAGAGGG ataagaaaaataagtgGAACAGGAAAGGCATTAGCAAAAGCAGAAAAGTACGAACACAAAAG tGAAGTGAAGACATATGATCCCTCTGGTGACTCCACACTTCCAACTTGTTCTAAAAAACGAAAAATAGAAGAGGTAGATAAAGAAGATGAAGTtactgaaaagaaagcaaaaaaagccaagattaaaattaaag ctgaggtggaggaggaggtggaggaggaggcggcggcagcggaggaggaggaagaggaggaagaagaggagccgtctgtaaagaagaagaagaagaaggataaAAAGAAGCACATCAAGGAGGAGCCCCTTTCTGAGGAAGAGCCGTGCACCAGCACAGCAGTTCTT agtccagagaaaaagaagaaaaagaaaaaaaagaaagaagctgaggACTAA